Sequence from the Mycoplasma cottewii genome:
ATTGTCTAAATGAGAAAAAAAAGAAGCTTATGAAAAAGACATTACTTATACAACTAACTCAGAGTTAGGTTTTGATTATTTAAGAGATAATATGGTAAGTGATCCAAGTCAAAGAGTTCAAAGAAAATTAAACTATTGTATTATCGATGAAGCTGATTCAGTTTTAATTGACGAAGCAAGAACACCTTTAATTATTTCAGGTGGATCATCATCTAGAAAAAACATGTATAAAACAGCTAATGATTTTGCTTTAACTTTAAAAGAACATGATGATGTTGATATTGATCTAGAATCAAAACAAGTTTATTTAAATGAACAAGGTATGAAAAAAGCAAATGAATTCTTTTCATTAAAAAACTTATTTGCTTTAGAAAATACTGAAATTTTCCACTTAATCATGAACGCTTTAAAAGCTCAATTTGTTTTTAAAGAAGGAATTGAATATACAGTTAGAGATGGAGAAATTTTATTAATCGATCAATTTACTGGTCGTATTATGGAAGGAAGAAGTTATTCAGATGGACTTCAACAAGCCTTACAAGCTAAAGAAAATGTTGAAATCGAAGAAGAAACTGTAACACTAGCAACAATTACTTATCAAAACTTCTATCGTTTATATTCAAAAATTGCAGGAATGACTGGTACTGCTAAAACTGAAGAAGAAGAATTTATTAAAATTTATAACACAAGAGTTGTTGTTACTCCAACAAATAAACCTGTTATTCGTAAAGATGAACCAGATCTAACATTCGGATCAAAAAATGCAGCGTTAAAAAAACTTGTAAAAGATGTAAAAGAAACTCACGCACTTGGTGCTCCTATTCTAATTGGAACTACTAGTGTTGAATCAAGTGAACAAATATCAAGATATCTAACAAAAGCTGGATTAAAATTTGAAACAATCAACGCTAAAAATCACGACAGAGAAGCTGAAATTGTTGCAAAAGCTGGACAATTAGGAGCTATTACTTTAGCAACTAACATGGCTGGTCGTGGAACTGATATTAAGTTAAGTGATGAAGTTAAAAAACTTGGTGGTTTACGTGTGTTTGGTGTTGAACGTAACGAAGCAAGACGTATTGATAACCAATTACGTGGTAGATCAGGTCGTCAAGGTGATCCAGGTCTTTCAAGATTTTATATTTCAATGGATGATGATTTAATGATTCGTTTTACTGTTCCAAAACAAAGACAACGTTTTAAATCTTTAGGTGATGATTATATTAAATCTAGATTGTTTACAAGAGCAATTACTAACAACCAGAAAAAACTTGAAGGAATGAACTTTGATCAACGTAAAAACGTTTTAGATTATGACAACATTCTAGCTCAACAACGTGAAATTATTTATGCTCAACGTGAAGATATTTTAGAAGCAACTGATCTAACTGTAGCAATTAAAAAATTCCAAATTACAACAGCTTATGAATTAATTGAAAAACACTCAACTGAAGTTCACGGTGAAAAAACATTAAACTCAGAAAGTTTATTAAAAGTAATTGATGGTAATTTAGTTCCTAAAAATAAATTTACTGTTCAAGATTTCTATAACAAAGAAAAAATGGATCTAGCAATTGAAATAGCTGAAGCAATGATGAAATTATATAAAGCAAGAATTTCAGATATTCCTGAAGATGTAGCTTTAAATATGGAAAGAAGAGTCATTTTAGATTCATTTGATAAATATTGAACTAAACACTTAGATTTAGCTAATAAACTAAAAAGTGGAATCTATCTACAACAATATGCTCAAAATAACCCATTAGCAATTTATGTTGAACAAGCAACTAGTTTATTTAACAAAATGAAAGTAAATATCGCTGATGAAATTGTAAACAACTTATCTAATGTAATTCTAAAATTAGTTGAAGAAGAACCAAGAGAAGAAAGAATTGAAATCACAGATAAAGATATTGAAGACATCTTAAATGAAACTGGTCTATCAAAAGATGATATTAACAATTCTGCAATTAATAAACGTTTTGATGAATTAGAAAAAGAATTCAAAGAAGATAAAACAAAATTAAGAAGATTAAGAATTCAACGTGACATTATGTTAGGTCTAGTAATGGAATTAGAAAGAAGAGAACAAATGATCTCTGAATCTTCAGCTGAAAATCAAGAAATCACAAGATTGATTAAAAAAATTCAAAAAGAAAGAGACATCACAACAATTACAATAGAAGAAGTTCAAGCTGATTTTGAAAAAATAGCTAAAAAATGTAAAGATGCAGACGAATTGCATAAACTATCAATTGCAAGAGATATTTTATTAGAACTTGTTCAAAGAATGGATGACTTCAAAAAACAAGCAAGATTTGAATCTAAGAAAAAAGCAGAAGACGCAACCGAAGAAGATCAAAAAGTAAAAGTACGTATCGGGTAATTTAAAAGTTACTAACGTACTTTTTATTATTTTTCATATATTTTATATAATAAAACTATGTAAGGAGAAGAAACATGAAAAAACTATCACTAACAAGGACTTTAAAAACTGATCTTATATTCTACAGTTTTATTATTTTTATTAGCTTTTTTATAAATATTTCATTTGCAATAACTAATATTAGTGAAAAACTTGCTAATATAGATAGTTTAATTTTTTTAGATTCAATTTCAATTTCTATGTGATCAATGTGAATTTCAACTTCTTATTCAGTTTACGCTTTATATAAAAATATAAAAATAAAACAAGTTTATTCTAATAAATGAGTAGAATTTTTAACTGTAAGTATGCTTTTAGCATCTATGATTTTATTTATATTTTATTTAAGCGTAGGTTTTGTTAACGCAATTATTAACTGAACTTATTGATTAAAAATAATTAACTCACACTTTTTATTGCCAATTGCATTTTTAAGTTATTTATTATTGTTTAAAAATAAAACATTAGTAGATAATAAAGTAATGTTTAGATCAACATGAAGATTAGCATTAATTAGTTTTGTTTATATTGTTTATGTACTTGTTAAAACATTTGCAAGATTACAATTAGTTAAAAACAATCAATTTAGTTTTGTTGATATTGATATAGAAAAACTAGGAGTAACTAATTTTATTTTCTTAGGTATTTTTATATTTGCTGTGCATTTTTCAAGTTATTTTGCAGTAATAAAAATTAATAATTTAGTAAATAAAAATGGAGGTATTTATGAAAAAAGTTGATAATAAAAATTGATTAAAAACTTTTAAAAGAACATTTAAATCTGAGATGATCGTTTCAGTTATTATGTTATTTTTAATAGCTTCATGTTTATTTATGTTTTTTGTATTTAAATCATTTGGCATAACTACAAATAAACCTGAAGGTGCTGATTTTATATTTGCAAGAGATACAACTTATTTAAGTGAATGATACGCTACTTTTGTAATGGTATTTTCTGCTATGAAAATTACAAAAATGTTACAAACTAAAAAATTACTTATTTTTAAATATACTGAATATACATTTACTGCTTGAACGATTTTTATTTTCTTATTTTATGTTGTTGGAATATTTATAGGTCAAACTCAAATAGATGACACAAGTTTTGATACTTATTATCGTGCTAGTGCAATTCATGTTATTGTTCCTTTAATTTGATTGGTTTACTTTTTTGTTTTTCCTATTTCTGATCAAAAAACTAAAAGACAAGTTTGATTAGGAAGTTTACAAAATGTTGTTATACTTTCAGCATATTTAATTTGAATTGGAATTAGATTAATACCAAATGTAGGTGATCAATCTGTTGTTTATCCATACTCATTTTTATCAGCTCATAAAATAGGTGTTGCTCTTTATATTTTAGGAAATATTGCATTTATTGCTTTAATTAGTTTTTTATATGTTGGTGTTTATTATTTAAATATTTTAATTTATAACAAGTCAAATAAATTGACAAACAAAAATAACATTAAAAATGAGAGTATAATAAAAATTAATAAAGAAAGTAATTAATTTTAAATATGAATTATATAAATAACAATAAGTTTAAATTAGTAAGTAGATTCTCACCTTCTGGAGATCAAAGTCAAGCTATTGAACAATTAAATCAAGGATTAAAAGATAATAAAAAATATCAAGTTTTACTAGGTGCTACTGGAACTGGTAAAACTTTTACTATTGCAAATGTTATTGCAAAACACAACAAGCAAACTTTGGTTTTAGCTCATAATAAAACTTTAGCTATGCAATTGTATTACGAGTTAAAAGAATTATTTCCTGAAAATAGAGTTGAATATTTTGTTTCAAATTTCGATTTTTTCCAACCTGAAGCTTATGTTCCATCTAAAGATTTATATATTGATAAAGATGCTCGTCAGAATATGGAATTAGATATGATGAGACTTAGTGCTTGTAATGCGCTTTTAACAAGAAATGACACAATAGTTGTAGCTAGTGTTGCTGCTATTTTTGCTTTACAAAATCCAGATGAATACTCATCAGCATTTTTCGAATTGAAATTAGGACAAAAAATTGCAAGAAATGAATTATTAAATTGATTAGTTAAAACAGGTTATACAAGAAATGATATTGAAAATGAATTAGGTAGTTTTTCAGCTAAAGGTGATGTCATTAAAATAGTTCCTGGTTGAGCAAATAATATTATGTTTAGAATTTCATTATTTAATGATGAGATTGAAATGATTGATGTTTTAAATTCAATTACTGGAGCAGTTATAGATAGAACTAGTACTGTTTCAATTTTTCCTGCTCAAGCTTATGTCACACCACAAGATAAATTGAAAATAATTTGTAACAACATTAGAAATGAATTAACTGACAGATTAGCTGTTTTAACTAGTGAAAACAAATTATTAGAATCTCAAAGATTAGAACAAAGAACTAAATATGATCTTGAATCTTTAGAAGAATTTGGATATTGTAGTGGTATTGAAAATTATTCTTCTCATTTAGATCTGCGTCAACCAGGTCAACGCCCTTATATTTTATTAGATTATTTTCAAGATGATTTTTTAACTATTATTGATGAATCTCATATCTCGCTTCCTCAAATTAGAGGAATGTATAACACTGATAGATCTAGAAAAACAACGCTAGTTGAATACGGATTTAGACTACCTAGTGCATTAGATAATCGCCCTTTGAATTTTGATGAATTTAATAGTTTATTACATCAAGTAATTTATACTTCAGCAACTCCAGGAGATTATGAATTAGATCAAGTTAATAATCATGTAGTTCAACAAATTATTAGGCCAACAGGATTGTTAGATCCAATTGTTGAAATAAGACCTACAACAAATCAAATTGATGATATTATCAATGAAATACATAACAGAAAAAAAGTGAATGAAAGAGTATTTATAACAACTCTAACAATTAGAATGAGTGAAGATTTAACTAACTATTTACAACAAAGAGATATTAAAGTAGCTTATTTACACTCTGAATTAAAAACACTAGAACGAAGTGAAATATTAAATGATCTAAGAAAAGGAGTTTATGATGTTGTAGTCGGAGTTAACTTGTTAAGAGAAGGATTGGATCTTCCTGAAGTTAGTTTAATTTGTATATTAGATGCTGATAAACAAGGATTTTTAAGAAACTATCGATCATTAATTCAAACAATAGGACGAGTTGCTAGAAATGAACACGGTAAAGCTATAATGTATGCTGATAGTACTAGTCAAGCTATGCAACAAGCAATTGATGAAACTAATCGTAGGCGTGAGATTCAACAACAATACAATAAAGAACACAATATTACTCCTAAAACAGTTTCAAAACAAATCACTGAATCAGTATTAAGCAAAAAATCTAAACAAGCAATTGAAAAAGCTAAAAAAATCCGAAATTCAAAACAAAAAGTTGAAACACTTCAAAAAGCTATTGATGATTTACGTCAAGAAATGTTACAAGCTGCAAAAGAATTAGATTTTGAAAGAGCTGCAGTTTTAAGAGATACAATTATTGAATTAGAAAATCAAAAAAGTTCTAATTAGGAGGTTTATTATGAACAACAAAATCATAATTAAAGGTGCAAGAGAACATAATTTAAAAAATGTTGATCTTGAAATACCTAAAAATAAATTAGTTGTTTTTACAGGATTAAGTGGATCTGGTAAATCTTCATTAGCGTTTTCAACAATTTATGCTGAAGGACGTAGACGTTATATTGAATCTCTTTCAGCTTATGCTAGACAATTTTTAGGTGGAAATGAAAAACCTGATGTTGATTCAATTGAAGGATTATCTCCTTCTATTTCAATCGATCAAAAAACAACAAGTCATAACCCAAGATCAACAGTTGGAACGGTTACTGAAATTTATGATTATCTACGTTTATTATATGCAAGAATTGGAACACCTTATTGTATAAATGGTCATGGTCAAATTCAAGCTATGAGCATTAGTGAAATAGTAAATAATATTAAACAAACAACAACAGAGAATCAACAAATTCATATACTTTCACCATTAGTTAGAGATAAAAAAGGTACATTTAAAGATGTTTTAGAGAAATTAAGCTCTGATGGATTTATTCGTGTAATTGTTGATGGTGAATTAAAAATGTTAGATGATGAAATTCAGTTAGATAAAAATCAAAGAC
This genomic interval carries:
- the uvrB gene encoding excinuclease ABC subunit UvrB, giving the protein MNYINNNKFKLVSRFSPSGDQSQAIEQLNQGLKDNKKYQVLLGATGTGKTFTIANVIAKHNKQTLVLAHNKTLAMQLYYELKELFPENRVEYFVSNFDFFQPEAYVPSKDLYIDKDARQNMELDMMRLSACNALLTRNDTIVVASVAAIFALQNPDEYSSAFFELKLGQKIARNELLNWLVKTGYTRNDIENELGSFSAKGDVIKIVPGWANNIMFRISLFNDEIEMIDVLNSITGAVIDRTSTVSIFPAQAYVTPQDKLKIICNNIRNELTDRLAVLTSENKLLESQRLEQRTKYDLESLEEFGYCSGIENYSSHLDLRQPGQRPYILLDYFQDDFLTIIDESHISLPQIRGMYNTDRSRKTTLVEYGFRLPSALDNRPLNFDEFNSLLHQVIYTSATPGDYELDQVNNHVVQQIIRPTGLLDPIVEIRPTTNQIDDIINEIHNRKKVNERVFITTLTIRMSEDLTNYLQQRDIKVAYLHSELKTLERSEILNDLRKGVYDVVVGVNLLREGLDLPEVSLICILDADKQGFLRNYRSLIQTIGRVARNEHGKAIMYADSTSQAMQQAIDETNRRREIQQQYNKEHNITPKTVSKQITESVLSKKSKQAIEKAKKIRNSKQKVETLQKAIDDLRQEMLQAAKELDFERAAVLRDTIIELENQKSSN
- a CDS encoding lipoprotein, with protein sequence MKKVDNKNWLKTFKRTFKSEMIVSVIMLFLIASCLFMFFVFKSFGITTNKPEGADFIFARDTTYLSEWYATFVMVFSAMKITKMLQTKKLLIFKYTEYTFTAWTIFIFLFYVVGIFIGQTQIDDTSFDTYYRASAIHVIVPLIWLVYFFVFPISDQKTKRQVWLGSLQNVVILSAYLIWIGIRLIPNVGDQSVVYPYSFLSAHKIGVALYILGNIAFIALISFLYVGVYYLNILIYNKSNKLTNKNNIKNESIIKINKESN
- the secA gene encoding preprotein translocase subunit SecA — its product is MISDKRLIKRYGQIADKIIELEPEMRKLKDEDFKVKTQEFKDLIANGTEPDSLLIEAYALAREAARRVLGLNAYRVQLIGGIILNSGDIAEMRTGEGKTLTGIFPAYLNALTGKGVHVVTVNEYLSKRDSEINGQVYDFLGITVGLNGSRLSKWEKKEAYEKDITYTTNSELGFDYLRDNMVSDPSQRVQRKLNYCIIDEADSVLIDEARTPLIISGGSSSRKNMYKTANDFALTLKEHDDVDIDLESKQVYLNEQGMKKANEFFSLKNLFALENTEIFHLIMNALKAQFVFKEGIEYTVRDGEILLIDQFTGRIMEGRSYSDGLQQALQAKENVEIEEETVTLATITYQNFYRLYSKIAGMTGTAKTEEEEFIKIYNTRVVVTPTNKPVIRKDEPDLTFGSKNAALKKLVKDVKETHALGAPILIGTTSVESSEQISRYLTKAGLKFETINAKNHDREAEIVAKAGQLGAITLATNMAGRGTDIKLSDEVKKLGGLRVFGVERNEARRIDNQLRGRSGRQGDPGLSRFYISMDDDLMIRFTVPKQRQRFKSLGDDYIKSRLFTRAITNNQKKLEGMNFDQRKNVLDYDNILAQQREIIYAQREDILEATDLTVAIKKFQITTAYELIEKHSTEVHGEKTLNSESLLKVIDGNLVPKNKFTVQDFYNKEKMDLAIEIAEAMMKLYKARISDIPEDVALNMERRVILDSFDKYWTKHLDLANKLKSGIYLQQYAQNNPLAIYVEQATSLFNKMKVNIADEIVNNLSNVILKLVEEEPREERIEITDKDIEDILNETGLSKDDINNSAINKRFDELEKEFKEDKTKLRRLRIQRDIMLGLVMELERREQMISESSAENQEITRLIKKIQKERDITTITIEEVQADFEKIAKKCKDADELHKLSIARDILLELVQRMDDFKKQARFESKKKAEDATEEDQKVKVRIG